The sequence GGTTACTGCCTAGTTACCTTGGTTACTTATcactacgtacatgtatgtaaaatccAATTCAATACAAAATTTAACGGAAACTTCTGCTGACCCCCCCATCTCCAAGTCCTCAAAGGTGATGATACTGGCCTTTTCAGATGAAATGGGCGGGTTGCTCGACATTTTCAATGGATGGATTTTACAGGAGACTTCTAATTCACAACAGCCTTAATCAAAAGTCTCCCAAGCCTCATTGGAGAAATTTTGTGCTTTTGTTCAGGTAAGTCCACCTTTTCCTTTTTCAGCAAACTTCcaacatttttctttcattttttaatTCGCCAAGATTATTACCACTTATTTAACTTGATCTAACCGCCACCTCTTATTCACAATACTGTGCCAGCGCCCCCATGAGGTAAGTGCCAGGCTATTTTTAGTTTACCATTGTATTGACATAGCTGAGTCAATGGCATGTAGGAATGGACACTTTTCGCATGCCGGTCTTAATATGAAAGAGGCATGTTTGAATGGTAACAGGACCAGGAAACCTTATATGACGTGACATTCTTTCAGTTCAGTTCCCCACACACAAGAGAGGAAGCTGGTCTCTCACATTAGACTGTATTTTGGTGAGTATAGTCTGCATGTCTACAATGATGTAGTGCATTGAGTTCACTGGAACTGCCGGTGTATTTATGAATGAATGCAGATGACGTGTGTCTTCATCAACATGTGTTATGTGCATGCTCGTTGAACTAGTGTACATTCAATCGTTTATCAAGGACTATTATTGGGCACTCGCTCACCTAACTCTGGGGTGACTCGATAGATGCAGTCACAAGAATGGGAGAGGCATAGGCTGGCTACTACTATCTTATCTACAATGGATGTCCCCATTATGACGTGTACAGACAGGTAAGTTTGTTTTAGGTCATGACTGTAGATTGGtgaaatacagcagaacctctttattaagcaCACCCTCGGGActcacaagtgctgtccttaatagagaggtgtcctgattagagaggtcaaattgaatggaaacctcCAATTCGGGACCAAACCTAGCGTCTTTAATTgagtggttgtccttaatagagattccgctaagggaggttccactgtagatggTTTGTGAGTTGAAAtagcttcaggatttcaagttctcgccAAAATATGGTCAAAAAGTTTTTGAACCTCTGAAAAATCTTTTAGGGTAATTCAAAAGCTCAGAACTCTTATTCTTATACGTGTCTAGGCCGTCATTGGTAGGTACTGACCTACACGCGATCCCACGAGCCACAAGTCTCATGAAATATGTCGAATACCAATAAATTGCATAAATACAGCAGACTATTAAAGCCTTGCAATACATACGAAAGCCTAGAAATAACCCACACACAGTATTGATCACTAAATGgatttattatcaaaatgccaGGCTTATTTCCCTATAGCGGTATGAATAATATAACAAATTCAGAATTCAGAGCGTGGGTGGGCGCAGGTGGGAAGGATTTTTTAGATGCAACCGAATAAAgtacatttttcaatttgttaGTGGAACCTCCTTTCAGCAGACACCTCTTTAAGCAGAACatcctctctattgaggacaattACTGACTTGCCTTACTCATTTAAATTCATCTGCTTAAGACAACTAATTCACAGTAGGGCAACACAGCATGACGGCCAACAGCTGACGACAGTACACGAACTGTAGATAATATCATTCATGAACTCTCCATCTTTTGATCTATCTGATGGACTATGGTCGTCCATTCAACAGAGCCAGCTGGCACACCCAGGTGTGTACGGGAATTCACTGCCAACAATCATGGTAGCACTAGCAGATAGGACCTCAATTATATAAATATTAAATCCCAATAatttctttttactttttttgtaaatgacaatatttatattcaaaatgttATATGTACGTTTTCAGGCTTTCCTTGACCACATGTTAAGCTGGATCAAAGCAAGAAAGACCAGAGAAATTTACTGCTGAACGCCTTCAACTCTGCAAGACCACATGAAAGCAGACGTCATATGTCACTTGACCAACAGGACATCAGATTCAACTCGGTTGCTTAGCTGGTATCACCACAGCCTTGTCATCAGAGCCTGATATAAGTAATGTTCAACGTCAACAAGAAAATACTCATCAACCTTTGACTCGGGAAGATTATCATAGCCACTACAGGATAACTACCAGTATTCATTGAAAACGTTTGACTCAGGAAGATTTTCAGAGCCACTACTACAGGATAACTATCAGTATTCATTGAAAACATCAACAGAAGCGCAAAAATAATGGCACTGTACACCAATGGCCATATTTCTCAAATACTGCTCACAATTTTACTTCTGACtcaaatcaaagatggctgcacCTGTCCGAAAAACTGTATGTGCTACGAGGAAAATAAAGTGAAAACAGTTGTTTGCATTGAAcatattcaaaatggcggaatgAATGATTCGCAACTCCGGGCAACTATAAACGACATATCCAGCGAGACCGACAGTTTACACTTTATGGGTGTTGACGTTGCTGTTCTCGGAAATAACACCTTTGACCCGTTGTCATCGTTACGAGAACTTAGTTTCATCAATAGTCGTGTGGTGGAGTTACAATCAGATACGTTCGCTGGACTTGTCAACTTGCAAGTTTTGAGCCTATCGGGAAATCGGATTACAACGCTGCCCAAAGGACTGTTTAGAAATCTCAGGAAACTTGAGAAGATAGACCTGCATCAGAATAGAATTTCTCGCCTAGAAAACGGAATGTTTCATGGCGGTGTGAGCGTGAAAGATCTCAATCTCCATAGTAACAAACTCGTCATAGGCAATGACAGTTTCCATGGGTTACCAAATCTAGAAATGCTGACTCTGCAAAATACTAGTTTGAAGGAAATCCACCAGGGAGCACTACTTGGTTTGAACAAATTAAAACATTTAGAGATATCGGATAACAAGGGGCTGCATATTCATCCTGAGACTTTCAAACACTTGTCAAATCTTGCATTTTTAGGATTGCGTGGAATTGGACTACGTGATGATTTTCGAGGGAATATACTCAATGGACTTTTATCCCTGACAAAACTTGACGTCAGTTTTAACAAACTCGATAAAATTCCAAAACCAGCGAATGCTCACAAATTGGAGACATTGATTATGACAGAAAACAATATGAAGTTCATTCCAAAAAACAGCTTTAAGGATTTCAAAAACTTGAAGGAAATTCACTTGGATTTTTGCAACGTCACATCAATCCATGATCAGGCTTTTTATGGACTGTCGAATCTGAAAATCTTGAAATTAGACCATAATCGTTTGATTTCAGTTTCCCCTGCAATTTTGGGGAGTTTGACTTCCGCGACGGTGTCCCTCATCGGGAATTTATGGTCATGTGACTGTCGCATGTACCACACAAAACACTGGATACACCAATCGAAAAGAAACGTGGATATCATATGCGACAGTCCATTAGAATTGTTAGGGCGAAGTTTACAATCCCTGCCACCAGATGTCCCAGATTGCCGCGCACCCGTCATCAAAGACTGCTGCCACGACTCTTACATCGTGAAACAAGGGGCCGACATTACAGTAAATTGCACAGCTACTGGGGTCCCAGCACCAGAGACAAAGTTTTCGGTAACTAGCCCAGGAATGGGCAAATCATCGCAAAGTCTGAACACTCTGACTTTAACAAACGTCCAGACAGGTGGCAATTTCTCATGCACAGCTACAAACGTTGTCGGGGTGTCCAGGAAATATTTCTTGATACAAGTGATTAGTAGCGACTGTGGTCCCGACCCACGTGTGATTGTAATATTTGTTACCATATTACTTGTCATAAGTGCTCTCATTCTGTTTGTGGTAATTTATGTAACTAAATATAAACGTGGGAAAAAGCACTTCGTCAAGATTGATAAGACTGATAAGGATATATCAGGGTTAATGGAACACACGAACGGAGCATATGATTTATGATGTTAATTCCaattagaaataaaagtgttgtctgtttttgtttaaaaaaattgatcAAGTTGTTTGTATTTTGTTACAATTTATGGATAATTGTCCTACCTCGCCACAATATTCCGATATGAACTCATTTTTCTCGGCAGATTCTTTGAGGTAGATGCCCCATCCCGCAACATCGGAGGGCGCCAGGAGTAGATGctgtgaaaaagaaaaacacttATCAACTTTTCTTCTTCCGGTACCATATGAATATTCACAAACTTTGGGAAGTTACATCTCAAAAAGGACCATTTTACACTCTTTTCATACAGTTTTGGCATAGCAGGTATTGAGTCTGACCAGCTCTGGCAAAAGTAGGCACTCGGAATCAAAGACAGATATTTATTTATAAACATGGGCTAATCCAACACACTACCCAGAAAACGCAATATGATTCTGGTCAGTCAATTGAGAATAGATTGAGATATGGACTTAAGTACACATCATTCGTTCAAGTATATCTCTTGAGAAAAACTCCTCTTGAGACATGGACTTTAAGAACAAATCATTTGTTTAAGTATATCTTATGAGAAAAACCCATCTAAAGATTTAAGTCACTTAAACCATTGCTATATCTCCTTTATCTCATGTTTTACTGGACTATTGATTGACCCAGACAGCATTAAAACAACTTAGAAATTTCATATGACTTTAACAggcatttttctaaaaaaaacatgtttggagaaaaaACTCTCTCTTAAAATGCCCATGACGTTCGctaagaatttgaaatttctaattgaatttgaaaactccCAATTGCGTAAAAACGTAACAATCATAAATTCCAGCATTGTCGCTGTGGAAACAAATACACAAATACTATAActacaaagtttcagcaaatttgatgcACTATGTTAACTGCACTTCGGCATTGtacataactgcatttctattttcctggaccaccagtaattacaaacggtgTACTCCTTTAACTCTGCCCTTTTTCTCTCTTTCCCCATATGAAACAAGCACCTGAGTAAGTGCCGTAGCAACTCCTATAATATCAGAAACGCCAGCTAGTGCGGGATTCCTACCAGCTCACGACTATGCCAGGCCAGTTTAAAGCTCTTTCAAGATAACTGACGAGGTTATACCTACACCGAAACAGTTTCCCAGGCTACTTCACATAAGCCTTTTTCCCCTCATACCATTCGGCGCCACCAGGCAAAATTCGCAACACAAGCCCTCACAACACCCTTGACAACCAAACGTCACACGGCTCCGTCATCGCAACGCAAGTGGCGCCGTCGCAGGGGACCAAAGACGCCGCACAACACCACGCAGACGTCAGGATAATCAAACGGAAGATAGGACAGTCTGACGCCCCGTCAATCATAACGGTATTGACATCGGACACAAGCTGTCACTTTCCCGTTTTGACCAGATCAACTCCTATAATAGGTGAACTAGTTTATAGGTGTCAAACAAGGGTCACAAAATATGGGAGAGACACATTGCAGCTTCCTCATCTAGTGATCTACTCATCGCCATCTGGTAACTCTACCCGATGGCATGCCTGATAAGACAGATTTGCTGCTTGTACTGCACCACACAGCTGTTTGGTAGATACACGAGATACCGATGGTTAACGAGTTGTTGCCTGACACGTCTACAGCCTCTCCCGGCAGCTGTTGCTTTAAAAAAGGATGAGCAATGGGGCGTTTTATTGATGCCGCACCCCGTATATCAGCTAATCTAAAGTGTAAACAATGCTGTAGATCATCTAAGCTGGAGTGTGTCGCACTGCAGAGCTGCCAAACCTCAATGGGGCTCTCCGGAACTGTTCCCAAAAAGTTCTCTTTCTTCAGtatttttgaccaaaatatcAGTACTTTTGCTATTGACCTTCAATACTCCTAAtcaaaaactgaagaaaaatgtTGGTTGCTTTCACTTCAGTACCACTTTACAAATTTTGACACATTTCAGGAAATTTCTTAAGTGTTCATGGGTTGGCAGCCCTATGCATTGATCCACACACTGATGATCATTGCACGGAGGGCTCTCTCAAACCCATAATCAGAATAGTGCTACAGTTCAGCCAGATTTTAAATTGTTCCATTTTTGTGCCATTTGATGATGGGAActtctatacacctttccagaaatggggcgctgagtgtccgaaatagtgatgtcataaggggaaactaggccttatggtggagggacaaaggagatagtcatggttgactaacacacttgaatgcctttaatgacggacaagggagaaaaagttagttccaaggcaagccaccaatttcgggaagcatgtatagagtggaaggtgactgggcagccgacagcttggtaacaaTGCTGTAAACATGCCATTTGTCCATTTAACTCAGTAAATGCTCATCCAGTATCACAGCTAACCGTGGGCAGTCGGATGGGCATAATGAAGacatcagcacctgtcacctctcTGGTCCCCACCACATACTACCGGTCAGACCCACGCAAATTCCCTTTGGGGGCAacttgaaaatttgatttttaatgGATACTGACCTTTCTCAGTCCTCTCTGAACACTGACATTTTTACACGAGATCTTCTTAGTATCGAACTGGTCTGTAAAACAAACAAAGAAAttcaaaagattttaaaacaaacCAAAAAGAATTTTTAGTTGGTGCATTGCCATTGATCCTAAATATATTTAGCTCCAGCCCAATTATGTTTGGCGAGACagtcaatacctccagtttggtgtcAATTCCTAAAAAACAAAGATTTGCTAAGCAAAAGATGAAAACACCTACCAGCACCGCACGTCTGACAGAGATCCGGATCACATTCTCTGACGGCCAGGAAGCACGGACACTGTTTGGTGTTGCACTGCGCCTTACATCGGCAGCCAGGAAAACGGTTCTGACCTGAAAGAAAGTCAGCGATTATGGAGCTGGCGATCTGGACTTGACTGCAGCAGACATTGTAGACACGATCGTCAGAAACGTGGAAGAGAGCGAACAGACATATCCATGGAGAGACTACACAAGAAGGGCACCAGTAGGGGTGATGGCAGACTTGTTCTTTTACCGGGCGAGAAGCGAGGGATAGTGACCCAGCTACGGATGGGTGCCTTTTCCAACGCGGGACTGTGCACACTGCTCGAAATGCTGGAGGGAAGCGGgccaaattgaaaggaaatggCCAATTCAAGATCAACTTGAGTGACCGCAATTGATGTGTCCTACCAACGAAGGTGTCCACtataagagaggttccactgttggTCCTGGTTGTCAACTGGGAGCATAAATTTCATGTAGCTTCACATTTTCAATGCTATTATCATATAGATTACTTACAATCGGAGCTGCACTGGCAGAATTTCTCGCAGAAGTTCTGGGCGTTGATGCATGGACAAGTCTCATCGCATCGTTGGCCCGGGTGGTCACATGGCTGGTAGTTGTACACGTGATTGGACGTGCTATCCTTCTTCAGTTGGATTTTACGGCAGTGCATCGACCACAGCCTGAAGTCGCTGCAAAATTAATTCGTTTGATAAGAATTAGGAACATGGTTGTAAGGTATCTTACACACAATCCAAGGGTGATCAGTGCAAACTCCCACCAGTTTGCTACAATCTGCACCAGGGCAGACTCAAGTGAGTTCGGTTAGATCAGCTCCATGACCGCCCAAAAACTGCCTCAGCAGAGAGCTCAATAGTGGATATTCCTCCGTGAGAGTGCAGCACTTGACCGAGCGAGCAACTTCACAGACATGACGTAATGCAAATTCGGACAGGAACTTAGAGAAAATCATCGCAAGTTTTTACTACAGGCAACAAAAATATCTCCGTACCTatgcttcttctttttcttcctagGGGGCGTTCTGACTCTGTCTTCTTGAACCTTAGGCATGTGTTCAGCTTCTTTCTGAGCAAACTCATAAACctgaacaaacaaacaacaaagcCGGTTACTTGTCTTTGATTGCCGACGCCGTCTGAGGATTTTGGAAAAGATGCGGTTACATCTGGTCAGGGcgcggttgttcaaaaccattttTGCCACAATCGCCG comes from Lineus longissimus chromosome 15, tnLinLong1.2, whole genome shotgun sequence and encodes:
- the LOC135499673 gene encoding leucine-rich repeat and immunoglobulin-like domain-containing nogo receptor-interacting protein 3, whose product is MALYTNGHISQILLTILLLTQIKDGCTCPKNCMCYEENKVKTVVCIEHIQNGGMNDSQLRATINDISSETDSLHFMGVDVAVLGNNTFDPLSSLRELSFINSRVVELQSDTFAGLVNLQVLSLSGNRITTLPKGLFRNLRKLEKIDLHQNRISRLENGMFHGGVSVKDLNLHSNKLVIGNDSFHGLPNLEMLTLQNTSLKEIHQGALLGLNKLKHLEISDNKGLHIHPETFKHLSNLAFLGLRGIGLRDDFRGNILNGLLSLTKLDVSFNKLDKIPKPANAHKLETLIMTENNMKFIPKNSFKDFKNLKEIHLDFCNVTSIHDQAFYGLSNLKILKLDHNRLISVSPAILGSLTSATVSLIGNLWSCDCRMYHTKHWIHQSKRNVDIICDSPLELLGRSLQSLPPDVPDCRAPVIKDCCHDSYIVKQGADITVNCTATGVPAPETKFSVTSPGMGKSSQSLNTLTLTNVQTGGNFSCTATNVVGVSRKYFLIQVISSDCGPDPRVIVIFVTILLVISALILFVVIYVTKYKRGKKHFVKIDKTDKDISGLMEHTNGAYDL